One genomic region from Leptospira montravelensis encodes:
- a CDS encoding LA_3334 family protein codes for MKSTTLQTLTTLIIYFLGISSISIYPAELRFPNGEVFHSEFVYEDERLLVVRFKGSEYKVPKKDLEYYNLVNNGQINNSYKIAILSLKNGSVIKGTIADKNKDEVIIKSELGFLTINRSEIKNTVSEADESPEFPIVYLANDKLDNQTRVGGSFTYLPLFPPLGNQTPPLFGLSVFTEPAFLRFKNTYQLGFKFEYLQSTGPLKEVITQSGYVYLHQSKVFQSNPLFDFYGIVGIGTSSVTYRFDQNNAKTGTNPSAYIELGWQGLKYGPSFYRIGWKNLCFFEIEKTHCGTGLELSGGVNF; via the coding sequence ATGAAAAGTACCACATTACAAACGTTAACAACATTAATTATATATTTTTTAGGGATCTCATCCATCTCAATCTATCCCGCAGAACTTCGATTTCCTAATGGTGAAGTATTTCATAGTGAATTTGTCTACGAAGACGAACGCCTGCTGGTTGTTCGTTTTAAGGGATCTGAATATAAAGTTCCCAAAAAGGATCTCGAATATTATAATTTAGTTAACAATGGACAAATCAATAATTCCTACAAAATCGCAATTTTATCATTAAAAAATGGTAGTGTTATCAAAGGAACGATCGCTGATAAAAACAAAGATGAGGTAATTATCAAATCTGAACTTGGTTTTTTAACCATAAATAGAAGCGAAATTAAAAACACTGTGTCAGAAGCCGACGAAAGTCCGGAATTTCCAATTGTATATTTAGCAAATGATAAACTAGACAACCAAACAAGAGTTGGTGGAAGCTTTACCTATTTACCACTTTTTCCTCCTTTAGGAAACCAAACGCCTCCGCTTTTCGGTCTTTCCGTCTTTACCGAACCCGCATTTTTAAGATTTAAAAACACATATCAGTTAGGATTCAAATTCGAATATTTACAATCAACCGGACCATTAAAAGAAGTTATTACACAATCTGGCTATGTTTATCTTCACCAATCAAAAGTCTTTCAATCCAATCCTTTATTTGATTTTTATGGAATAGTCGGAATAGGAACTTCATCTGTCACATATCGTTTCGACCAAAATAATGCAAAAACTGGCACAAACCCTTCCGCCTATATCGAACTCGGTTGGCAAGGATTAAAATATGGACCTTCTTTCTATCGAATTGGCTGGAAAAACTTATGCTTTTTTGAAATAGAAAAAACTCACTGTGGTACGGGGTTAGAATTATCAGGTGGAGTCAATTTCTAA
- a CDS encoding kelch repeat-containing protein, whose translation MKFNIISFFLFFFTIWNCANPLTEGGKANTAKIEWQLVTNISTNSAVVSWKCSGKVPGFLVTSGPNYNNVDTSFLDSEVHAVSLSNLITDSDYSYLPSCGTKEIGLGIPSTFRTLSDNAVIFRRSIWIVGGIGSDKNAVSEIDFFDPVENIWHPAVTNVPTPRLNAQVVSFKNKIYVIGGIIKNGAVYTMSRIVEAYDPLTNTWNKNLADMPSTLQGGVAGAFDEEIVILGGTTTTDMTTGTIFNTVYKFYPNIGNNGTWVSLLSSTNIFPRIDMAGCTYIGSLIFTGGRFYSDGLAYATTDAYAPSLNSTSGKIEASISLARHGSGYACYRPISTDPFPSDTPALFVVGGSTGTNISQPVTAVTNSNRFEYSFLGNASNAFVTGSNTPIALYYPAMEVSYEKRKLYLFGGASEFNLPIDQVYSLDLANPGGNPWVPESDNMPRSRFGHKAVILSR comes from the coding sequence ATGAAATTTAACATAATATCATTCTTTTTATTCTTTTTTACAATATGGAATTGTGCAAATCCGCTCACCGAAGGAGGAAAAGCCAATACCGCAAAAATTGAATGGCAACTCGTAACTAATATATCCACAAACTCAGCTGTCGTTAGTTGGAAGTGCTCAGGAAAAGTTCCAGGATTTTTAGTCACCTCTGGACCAAATTATAATAATGTAGATACTTCATTTCTTGATAGTGAAGTCCACGCTGTTTCCCTATCTAACTTAATTACTGATTCAGATTACAGTTATCTACCATCTTGCGGTACCAAAGAAATAGGATTAGGAATTCCATCTACTTTTAGAACATTATCTGACAATGCGGTTATATTTCGCAGAAGCATTTGGATTGTAGGAGGAATTGGTTCTGACAAAAACGCAGTTAGCGAAATAGATTTTTTCGATCCAGTAGAAAATATTTGGCATCCTGCGGTTACAAATGTTCCCACACCTCGGCTCAATGCCCAAGTAGTATCTTTTAAAAATAAAATCTATGTCATTGGTGGAATTATCAAAAATGGTGCCGTTTATACGATGAGTCGGATTGTAGAAGCCTACGATCCTTTAACGAATACTTGGAACAAGAATCTAGCAGATATGCCCTCTACTCTACAAGGTGGGGTCGCAGGTGCTTTTGATGAAGAAATCGTTATCTTGGGTGGAACAACAACAACGGATATGACTACCGGCACTATATTTAATACTGTTTATAAATTTTACCCAAATATTGGAAACAATGGAACGTGGGTTAGCCTCCTATCAAGTACCAACATCTTTCCACGTATTGATATGGCTGGATGTACTTATATCGGAAGTTTAATTTTTACAGGGGGAAGATTTTATTCTGATGGGCTTGCCTATGCGACAACAGATGCATATGCTCCATCTCTTAATTCAACCTCAGGAAAAATCGAAGCCTCCATTTCGCTTGCAAGACACGGTTCAGGTTATGCCTGTTATAGACCAATTTCAACGGATCCTTTCCCCTCTGACACTCCCGCATTATTCGTTGTTGGCGGTTCGACAGGAACCAATATATCGCAACCTGTTACAGCAGTTACAAATTCAAACCGATTTGAATATTCCTTCCTAGGCAATGCTTCCAATGCCTTTGTTACAGGTTCCAATACTCCTATAGCCTTATACTATCCTGCTATGGAAGTTTCGTATGAAAAAAGAAAACTATATCTATTTGGAGGCGCGTCAGAATTTAATTTACCTATAGACCAGGTCTATTCCTTAGACTTAGCCAATCCAGGTGGGAATCCTTGGGTTCCGGAATCAGACAATATGCCGAGAAGTAGATTCGGACACAAAGCAGTAATTTTAAGTAGATAA
- a CDS encoding PAS domain S-box protein translates to MFPEDSSNYAQMILDNSTDAIVLMDTDYTVLAFNQNLKDTILAYSGKILNIADDYREFVTTGDKEVFFELFQKSLLGQSVIIERIANINDISIWFEYKMNPTYDKNKKLMGVCLRGKNIDARKKMEIALSESEQKYRNLIESAPNAILIVDREGKIIHCNLETENTFGFPREELINQPVELLVPMHHRKGHDRLLEGYFQAPRPMRIGKNQVTSAVKKDGTEIQVEVSLNSFIVNQTNYVSAIIVDITEKVLADIKIQNQIYELKEIARIQSHEIRSPLANILGLINLLDSETTPETTAEIYSYLKKSALELDNLVNKIVKRTSASLSVVSEKP, encoded by the coding sequence ATGTTTCCAGAAGATTCTTCTAATTATGCACAAATGATCTTGGATAATTCTACTGATGCCATTGTGCTTATGGATACAGATTATACGGTTCTTGCTTTTAACCAAAATTTAAAAGATACTATCCTTGCTTATTCTGGAAAAATATTAAATATTGCCGATGATTACCGTGAATTTGTCACAACAGGTGACAAAGAAGTTTTTTTCGAATTATTTCAAAAGTCACTTTTGGGACAAAGTGTAATCATTGAAAGAATCGCAAATATCAATGATATTTCCATTTGGTTCGAATACAAAATGAATCCTACTTATGATAAAAATAAGAAACTAATGGGTGTGTGCCTTAGAGGAAAAAACATTGATGCCAGAAAAAAAATGGAAATTGCCCTTTCAGAAAGTGAGCAAAAATATAGAAACCTAATCGAATCGGCACCAAATGCAATCCTTATCGTAGACCGTGAAGGAAAAATCATCCACTGTAATTTAGAAACTGAAAACACATTTGGTTTTCCAAGGGAAGAACTCATCAACCAACCAGTAGAACTTTTAGTTCCCATGCACCATAGAAAAGGACATGACCGGTTGCTTGAGGGATACTTCCAAGCACCTAGGCCCATGAGAATTGGAAAAAACCAAGTGACTTCTGCTGTAAAAAAAGATGGAACAGAAATACAAGTAGAAGTCAGCTTAAATAGTTTTATCGTCAACCAAACCAATTATGTTTCAGCAATCATTGTGGACATTACAGAAAAAGTGTTAGCAGATATAAAAATACAAAATCAAATTTATGAACTAAAGGAAATTGCACGAATCCAATCCCATGAAATTCGTAGCCCACTTGCGAATATCTTAGGACTTATCAATCTTTTGGATTCTGAAACCACACCGGAAACCACTGCGGAAATTTATTCCTATTTAAAAAAATCAGCATTGGAATTGGACAATTTGGTGAACAAAATCGTAAAACGAACCTCTGCTAGTTTATCTGTAGTATCAGAAAAACCTTAA
- a CDS encoding methyl-accepting chemotaxis protein: protein MDEKETTALCWKLTLGLELLTSILAVPIAVLFIVSGGEYNLEKAIYVILGATISLTISYIVPTIRFFRLRKLILETKPEKFVQKTLEEKQEIKTNLLKFPKQNLGYFFVQWSLGIPFAAFVTFLFFTPTIVELIPYVVLPVIIYPVLGVSHFFLTELRLASVLSSPGLKEIALNLENIPKIGIFPRVFFTMLAVFSMSMTTLGYLLGAQVSGAIQLQNAELTIGLLTLFVCIAIYILTTLFVRALKMNTVKMVTCYEALATGDLSDIVPMISTDELGLGTLSLNSFIESIRRITSSVIQESERVSNDSKIISTQTQGLSQAMMEQASSTEQMSAGIEEMSASVRSTAVGAKTQNKITGDALQSLVEMESVLVEVHSSMERTESETKKMEEEIVSGQSTLQSTLLAMEEIETSVEHTADVIQVIGDISDKIGLLSLNASIEAARAGEAGRGFAVVASEISKLGEQTLQNTKRILEAVDKAYEASKLGRAAVSNTEKTFSQIGNSVEATVQLIQTSSDMTRKQMLIAKAVKNGFSNLTRSALEIEQNTEEQARTSFELSQSVATISEGTEYLNQFVGEIDKLCLTLSKQADNLKNGISFFRIK, encoded by the coding sequence ATGGATGAAAAGGAAACAACTGCGCTTTGTTGGAAATTAACATTAGGATTAGAACTGTTAACTTCTATACTTGCGGTGCCAATTGCAGTTTTGTTTATTGTATCGGGTGGAGAGTATAACTTAGAAAAGGCGATATATGTAATTCTTGGTGCAACGATTTCACTCACTATTTCCTATATCGTTCCAACAATTCGTTTTTTTCGTTTAAGAAAACTAATTTTAGAAACAAAACCTGAGAAATTTGTCCAAAAAACCTTGGAGGAGAAACAGGAAATTAAAACGAATCTCCTAAAGTTTCCGAAACAAAACCTTGGTTATTTTTTTGTGCAATGGTCACTCGGAATTCCTTTTGCAGCTTTTGTTACTTTTTTATTTTTTACGCCAACCATTGTAGAGCTCATTCCCTATGTAGTTCTCCCTGTTATTATTTATCCTGTGTTAGGTGTTTCTCATTTTTTTCTAACAGAGTTACGTTTAGCTTCTGTTTTGTCTTCGCCTGGATTGAAAGAAATAGCTTTAAATCTGGAAAATATCCCTAAAATCGGAATTTTTCCCAGGGTTTTTTTTACAATGCTTGCAGTATTTAGTATGAGTATGACAACACTTGGTTACCTTTTGGGTGCGCAGGTTTCAGGAGCCATTCAACTCCAAAATGCGGAACTAACAATTGGATTACTAACATTATTTGTTTGTATTGCCATTTATATTTTAACTACGCTTTTTGTTCGCGCTTTAAAAATGAATACGGTAAAGATGGTTACTTGTTACGAGGCATTAGCAACTGGTGATTTAAGTGACATTGTACCTATGATTTCTACTGATGAGTTAGGTTTAGGAACTTTATCACTGAATTCATTTATTGAAAGCATTAGGAGAATTACTTCAAGTGTCATTCAGGAATCGGAACGAGTTAGTAATGATTCAAAAATTATTTCCACCCAAACGCAAGGTTTATCACAAGCAATGATGGAACAAGCTTCCTCTACGGAACAAATGTCTGCGGGAATTGAGGAAATGTCTGCAAGCGTTCGTTCGACGGCTGTGGGAGCTAAAACACAAAATAAAATTACTGGAGACGCTCTTCAATCTTTGGTCGAGATGGAATCAGTTTTAGTTGAAGTTCATTCTTCTATGGAAAGAACAGAATCAGAAACTAAAAAGATGGAAGAGGAAATTGTTTCGGGTCAATCTACTTTACAATCTACACTTCTCGCAATGGAAGAAATTGAAACCAGTGTCGAACATACCGCGGATGTAATTCAAGTTATTGGCGATATATCAGATAAAATAGGTCTATTATCTTTGAATGCTTCAATTGAAGCTGCACGTGCGGGGGAAGCAGGCAGAGGATTTGCTGTTGTTGCCAGCGAAATTTCTAAACTGGGAGAACAAACTCTTCAAAATACCAAACGAATTTTAGAAGCAGTAGATAAAGCATACGAAGCTTCTAAACTCGGAAGAGCCGCTGTTTCTAATACGGAAAAAACATTTTCCCAAATTGGAAATTCCGTTGAGGCAACGGTTCAGTTAATACAAACTTCTTCTGATATGACCAGAAAACAGATGTTAATAGCGAAAGCTGTGAAAAATGGATTTTCTAACTTAACACGTTCTGCATTAGAAATTGAACAGAACACTGAGGAACAAGCACGCACTTCCTTTGAATTATCACAAAGTGTTGCCACTATCTCCGAAGGAACGGAATACTTAAACCAGTTTGTAGGTGAAATAGATAAACTTTGTTTAACACTTTCAAAACAAGCCGATAACTTAAAAAACGGAATTAGTTTCTTTCGCATTAAGTGA
- a CDS encoding adenylate/guanylate cyclase domain-containing protein — protein sequence MKHQKFLFPFFLMVIVPGIILGIITLFGFSQTLNRKLSDTIFHLLPSHHTLSKDIVIIDIDEQSIAKYADHPELGQWPWKRTIYPTLIGYTKLITHPKITIIDIMFTERSDYDDSLVAANINLGEISHAANFRDGGIVIPRKNEEDLGKKFNVPLPLEIPFPEYENVSFPIGEIGETSPMIHVVNVIPDGDGILRRFTPFIRWKNKHFPTVAVQAFVTGEDYQTEWKDGYFWIQKGEIKREIPLGKDGLVRAYFYTEKELRNIPRYSAAGIIESLNQLNTSEVDDPEKLLVPPSVFDNKIILIGTSAASTHDDVVTPHGLFPGVIGQAVFASNMIEGHMLQELPEIYGIGFTLFILFIGVIVLFINQWHLLKNVYPVFAVSMFVGVFYFLYRMDKVISSSSFVIAFPISYLLGFAYLTYTEGKEKRKYNSILRNLVDPGVVSEALEDMDSLKKGGEWEITAFFSDVAGFSSISEELSASDLARLLNEYLSAMTKILKFNSGTLDKYIGDAIVGIFGAPIQNQAHSRLACKTALEMLAELEILRSIWNEKDDYTESARNMAFRIGLNCGPAKVGFMGTDSLASYTMMGDTVNLAARLEAAAKDYGASILVSESIESICKEEFHFRFLDWIRVKGKEAPVKIYSLICLVADLTPEQLEAERMYEEGFQYYLNRDWERAIKSFEKVSEIYRQTDVASKLLIERCKSLFKNPPAVDWDGVFTRTSK from the coding sequence ATGAAACATCAGAAATTTCTGTTCCCATTTTTTTTAATGGTGATTGTACCCGGAATTATTTTAGGAATCATTACATTATTCGGTTTTTCTCAAACATTAAATCGAAAATTATCTGATACCATTTTTCATTTGCTTCCCTCTCATCATACCCTTTCCAAGGATATCGTCATCATCGATATAGATGAGCAGAGTATTGCAAAGTATGCAGATCACCCAGAGCTTGGACAATGGCCTTGGAAACGTACGATTTATCCTACACTAATCGGGTATACCAAACTCATTACTCATCCGAAAATTACAATCATTGATATTATGTTTACGGAAAGATCTGATTACGATGATTCTCTTGTAGCAGCTAACATCAATTTGGGTGAAATTTCCCATGCCGCTAATTTTAGAGATGGTGGAATAGTGATACCAAGGAAAAATGAGGAAGATTTAGGAAAAAAATTCAATGTACCTTTGCCTTTGGAGATACCATTTCCAGAGTATGAAAATGTTTCTTTTCCTATTGGGGAAATAGGGGAAACGTCTCCGATGATTCATGTTGTCAATGTCATTCCAGATGGCGACGGTATCCTTAGAAGGTTTACTCCATTTATTCGTTGGAAAAATAAACATTTCCCCACCGTCGCCGTACAAGCGTTTGTCACTGGTGAAGATTACCAAACTGAGTGGAAAGATGGATATTTTTGGATACAAAAAGGAGAGATCAAACGGGAAATTCCTTTAGGGAAAGACGGTCTAGTGCGGGCCTATTTTTATACAGAAAAAGAACTACGAAACATACCGCGCTACTCAGCTGCAGGTATTATTGAATCTTTAAACCAATTGAATACGAGCGAAGTAGATGATCCTGAAAAACTGCTTGTTCCACCTTCTGTTTTTGATAATAAAATTATTTTGATTGGAACCTCTGCTGCCTCCACTCATGACGATGTAGTTACACCGCATGGACTTTTTCCTGGTGTGATTGGACAAGCTGTTTTTGCATCCAATATGATCGAAGGACATATGTTACAGGAACTTCCCGAAATATATGGAATTGGATTTACCCTGTTTATTCTTTTTATCGGAGTCATTGTTTTGTTTATTAACCAGTGGCATCTTTTAAAAAATGTATACCCGGTTTTCGCCGTTTCAATGTTTGTTGGTGTATTTTATTTTTTATACCGTATGGATAAGGTAATCTCTAGTTCTTCGTTTGTGATTGCTTTCCCTATTTCGTATTTACTTGGTTTTGCTTACCTTACATATACAGAAGGAAAAGAAAAAAGAAAATACAATAGTATCTTACGAAACCTTGTCGATCCAGGTGTTGTGAGTGAAGCATTAGAAGATATGGATTCCTTAAAAAAAGGAGGAGAGTGGGAGATAACCGCTTTTTTCTCTGATGTGGCAGGATTTTCATCTATCAGCGAGGAACTAAGTGCCAGTGACCTTGCACGATTACTCAATGAATATTTATCCGCAATGACGAAAATTCTTAAATTTAATTCTGGTACTTTAGATAAATACATTGGCGATGCTATTGTGGGGATATTTGGTGCTCCCATCCAAAACCAGGCTCATTCGCGACTTGCTTGTAAGACCGCCTTGGAAATGTTAGCTGAATTAGAAATACTTCGGTCTATTTGGAATGAAAAAGACGATTATACAGAATCAGCGAGAAATATGGCCTTTCGAATTGGTTTGAATTGTGGACCAGCTAAGGTCGGTTTCATGGGAACGGATAGTTTGGCTTCGTATACAATGATGGGCGATACAGTAAATTTGGCAGCAAGGTTAGAAGCAGCAGCAAAAGATTATGGAGCTTCCATCCTTGTTTCTGAAAGTATAGAATCGATTTGTAAGGAAGAATTCCATTTTCGTTTTTTAGATTGGATTCGTGTAAAAGGAAAGGAAGCACCTGTAAAAATATATAGTTTAATTTGTTTAGTTGCTGATCTGACTCCAGAGCAATTGGAAGCAGAACGAATGTATGAGGAAGGTTTTCAGTATTATTTGAATCGAGATTGGGAAAGGGCCATCAAATCTTTTGAAAAAGTGTCAGAAATTTATAGACAAACGGATGTTGCAAGTAAACTCCTCATCGAACGATGTAAATCTTTGTTTAAAAATCCACCAGCAGTGGATTGGGATGGTGTTTTCACTAGAACATCAAAATAA
- a CDS encoding M48 family metalloprotease, whose amino-acid sequence MRALSQFFLLIILAQSVLAKGNVYVQSTKAKLLSQPKLNADGFPLSLGESLSPVSEQGLFVQVRAEGKMGWVSKLFVSPLPPGNQIKLGVTSSSSEAVVARQRASDFTKTAAARGLSETQKMRVRGEGELYDFESLRWLESVPFDTENTSINGGYTKFEDSNIRNFFFSHSEPEVLKETKAEVKLGRSLAARLLKKYSLVKDSEFTSYLNGVATRLATVSSRKDLNFRVGIIESTEINAFACPGGYIFLTTESLKKINSEAELAGIIGHEMGHIVLFHNGEFEQSNEFIDVISSLLAPPGTEVVNAATSSLLDEMEKQLFETGRDMKFELEADEAAVGLTSQVGYSPVGLSSYLNTLSKSEGMDSLKKTHPETNVRIAKLVFYESSISVESSANIKDRWQEFKPKLKP is encoded by the coding sequence ATGAGAGCACTATCTCAATTCTTTTTGTTAATTATTTTAGCACAATCTGTACTGGCCAAAGGCAATGTATACGTACAAAGCACAAAAGCAAAGCTTCTATCACAGCCCAAACTTAATGCTGATGGTTTTCCTTTATCTTTGGGAGAGAGTTTATCACCTGTCAGTGAACAAGGACTATTCGTCCAGGTAAGAGCCGAAGGAAAGATGGGTTGGGTATCCAAACTTTTTGTTTCGCCATTACCGCCGGGAAATCAAATCAAATTAGGTGTGACATCGAGTTCCTCAGAAGCAGTGGTGGCCAGACAAAGGGCCTCTGATTTTACAAAAACAGCTGCGGCAAGAGGTCTTTCCGAGACACAAAAAATGCGTGTTCGTGGTGAAGGAGAACTGTATGACTTCGAATCTCTTCGTTGGTTAGAATCCGTTCCTTTTGACACAGAAAATACAAGTATAAATGGGGGATATACTAAGTTTGAAGATTCGAATATCCGAAATTTCTTTTTTAGTCATTCAGAACCAGAAGTTTTAAAAGAAACAAAAGCAGAAGTAAAACTGGGTAGATCTCTCGCAGCTAGATTATTAAAAAAATACAGTTTAGTCAAAGATTCAGAATTTACATCATATTTAAATGGAGTTGCTACCCGATTAGCAACGGTTTCCTCTCGAAAGGATTTAAACTTTCGAGTAGGTATTATAGAATCCACTGAAATCAATGCCTTTGCTTGCCCTGGTGGATATATTTTTTTGACAACTGAAAGTCTTAAAAAAATTAATTCGGAAGCCGAACTTGCAGGTATTATCGGACATGAAATGGGACACATTGTACTCTTTCACAATGGAGAATTCGAACAATCAAATGAATTTATAGATGTAATATCTAGTCTTCTTGCTCCACCAGGCACGGAAGTTGTGAATGCCGCAACTTCCTCACTTTTGGACGAAATGGAAAAACAACTGTTTGAAACTGGACGTGATATGAAATTTGAATTAGAAGCAGACGAAGCGGCAGTTGGTCTTACAAGCCAAGTTGGATATTCGCCTGTTGGTCTTTCAAGTTATTTAAATACATTGTCCAAATCAGAAGGGATGGATTCTCTAAAAAAAACACATCCCGAAACTAATGTACGTATCGCCAAATTAGTGTTCTACGAATCGTCCATCTCAGTAGAAAGTTCCGCAAATATAAAAGACCGCTGGCAAGAATTCAAACCCAAATTAAAACCATGA
- a CDS encoding OmpP1/FadL family transporter, whose amino-acid sequence MLEKNQTRVSTLLVSVFLFCPSVLFASEPFHNIQGFYGERAAGLGGAFTAIADDPSGAYYNPAGLGFTYNDRISISASNFKDVKRSYINIDTPGQIYNQTHQGFDPNFIGLLKNFDRWKFAFSIVNTYNYTYNRVDQVNYPLISPTINTTRNYTKERYNQLLVGPSAAYLLSDKLSLGATLYYVNDNKEVSRTQFQQFSDLSYVMRSYVDNRRTSALMPVFGIQYQPIQKLSLGMSYRRIFVMGGNRLYNEVYADSSRRPGTSAIDFIEGTGDGASAIEAGVLTQRPKLTTSIPQTSELRFGVAFFPTSRFLASFDMIHTTGYKSRRNQDEISSVGRRVTYTVNDTEIRELSRVSTTNFAAGMEYYLADTFSVLGGIYTNEPNTKPISWTESAVDLYLQNTFGNQVQANSGDSTLIYKVARSGTNPRNEYSRNKGLSLGFSWVTSKSSISVTYIREVGYGNSRIDPNSLAQSFEYSAHSIYLMVSSRN is encoded by the coding sequence ATGTTAGAAAAAAACCAAACTAGAGTTTCTACCCTTCTTGTATCCGTTTTCCTTTTTTGCCCAAGTGTTTTATTTGCTTCGGAACCTTTTCATAATATCCAAGGTTTCTATGGGGAAAGGGCAGCAGGTCTTGGTGGCGCCTTTACTGCCATTGCCGATGACCCTTCAGGTGCTTATTATAACCCTGCTGGCCTTGGATTTACGTATAACGATAGAATTTCCATCTCTGCTAGCAACTTCAAAGATGTCAAAAGAAGTTATATCAATATTGATACTCCAGGACAAATTTATAACCAAACCCACCAAGGGTTTGATCCCAATTTTATCGGTTTATTAAAAAACTTTGATCGTTGGAAGTTTGCTTTTTCTATTGTAAATACTTACAATTATACTTATAACCGAGTAGACCAAGTTAATTATCCTTTAATTTCCCCAACAATCAACACCACAAGGAATTATACCAAAGAAAGATACAACCAACTGCTAGTGGGGCCAAGTGCCGCCTATCTACTGTCCGACAAACTCTCACTAGGTGCCACACTTTACTATGTAAATGATAATAAGGAAGTATCTAGGACACAATTCCAACAATTCTCCGACCTAAGTTATGTGATGCGTTCTTATGTGGATAACCGCAGGACATCTGCACTAATGCCTGTGTTTGGAATTCAATACCAACCGATTCAAAAACTGTCTCTCGGAATGAGTTACCGTAGAATCTTTGTGATGGGGGGAAACCGGCTCTACAATGAAGTATACGCAGACTCATCAAGAAGACCGGGAACCTCCGCTATTGATTTTATTGAAGGTACAGGCGATGGTGCTTCTGCGATTGAAGCTGGAGTTTTAACCCAAAGACCAAAACTAACTACATCCATTCCGCAAACCTCTGAGTTACGCTTTGGAGTGGCTTTCTTCCCTACTTCCCGATTTTTAGCTTCTTTTGATATGATACATACGACTGGATATAAATCGAGAAGGAACCAAGATGAAATTAGTTCCGTCGGCAGACGTGTCACATATACCGTTAACGATACAGAAATTCGGGAATTATCAAGGGTATCCACAACCAATTTTGCTGCGGGGATGGAATACTACTTAGCTGACACATTCTCCGTGTTAGGCGGTATTTATACAAACGAACCCAATACAAAACCAATATCTTGGACCGAATCTGCAGTTGATTTGTATTTACAAAATACTTTTGGAAACCAAGTGCAAGCAAATTCTGGTGATTCAACTCTTATATACAAAGTGGCGCGGTCTGGTACAAATCCTAGAAATGAATATTCGAGAAACAAAGGACTCAGTTTGGGTTTTTCTTGGGTAACATCAAAATCATCTATCTCCGTAACCTATATCCGAGAAGTTGGATATGGAAATTCTAGGATAGATCCAAACTCACTAGCACAATCTTTTGAATACAGTGCACATTCCATTTATCTGATGGTCAGCTCCAGAAATTAA